AATGGAGCTTTTTGCTACCACACCTGCCCCGGCCTGGAACCTCAAATGATTATTTTCTGATACAAAAGACCTGATCAAAATGGCATGGTTGAAATCGCCATTGAAACCTAAATAGCCAATTGCTCCGCCGTAAAATTGACGGCTTACGTTCTCCAGTTGGTCAATGAGTTCCATTGCTCGGTACTTCGGAGCACCCGATAGTGTACCTGCTGGAAAGGTATCTGCAACCAACTGAAGGGGATTTGCTCCGTCTGCAAGTTGCCCCGTGACTTTGGAAACCAAATGAATCACGTGAGAATAGTATTGAATCTCTTTAAATACATCTACCTCCACTAAATCGGAAGATCTTGAAAGGTCATTCCTTGCCAAATCGACTAACATGACATGCTCGGAATTTTCCTTGGGATCATCATACAGCTTACGAGCTAGAAGTGCATCTTCTGCATCATTTCCGGTCCGTCTGAAGGTACCCGCAATCGGATAAATCGTTGCTTTCCGATTTTTAACTACGATTTGGGCTTCTGGCGAACTTCCAAACACCTTGAATGATCCATAATCAAAGTAAAAGAGATAAGGAGAAGGGTTGACCGAACGAAGTGCTCGATAGACATTGAATTCATCTCCTTTGAATTGGGTAGAAAAGCGTCTGGAAAGTACAATTTGAAAGACATCACCACGGAAGCAATGCTCGCGACCTTGGTTGAGGATTTTCAAAAACTCCTCATCCGTGTAGTTGGACACTTCCTCTCCCACTCTTTTGAAGGTGTAGGCGGGGATATTTTTATTGTTGAGTAAAGTTTCGATTTCGGCGATATACTCCGAATTGTTTGCTCCGGGAACTCGGTGCTCAAAGAGATGCAATTCGTTTTTGTAATGATCCACCACGATGATATTTTGGTACATCGCATAGCGCATCATGGGGATTTCATTCGGAGCCGTTTTACTCAGCTTGATATCCTCAAACCAGCCTACCGTGTCGTATTGAATGTAACCGAAAAGGCCATTTGTACTGAATTTAAAGGTGTCCGGTGTGGGATCAAATTTATTTCCAAAAGCCCTCAAACAATCCATCAGGCGCTTCTGATCAGTAACTTCATACACCAACTCTTTGCCATCTGGAAGCTTTTCCGTGACTTTTCCAGCATTAAATTCAAAAGTAGCCAAGGGATTAAAGCAGATGTAGGAATAGCTGTTTTCCTGACCATGGTAGTCGGAAGATTCCAATAAAATTGGATTGGCAAATCGGTCTCTGATCTGTAAATAAATGCTTACCGGCGTGATCGTATCAGCCAGCCGCTTGCGGTACGTAGTGAGAATCGGATACTTGACGTGGTTCATCTGTGGTTAATTTTGGCATAAAAAAAGGCCTACCGGGAAATCCAGTAAGCCTTCTGTGATATGTGCTGCGCAAAATTTAGGCAATGGCTTTCTGAGCTTTCCCTTGGAAAGTTGTAGAATGCCACCACCAATAATTTTTTGCTATAGATTTCATAAGACAGAGGCAAATTTAGAAAGGGATTGGAAAAGACAAAGCATCGTTTCAATTTTTTCAGATTATTTTTGAAAAAAACTTAAGAGATACCCCATGGCTAAAGCAATTTCACAATACTTCAAACGAATTTTTGACGATTATCAAGTTTTGGTCATGATCAATCCAGTAGATTTCAGCGGAATAGAGTTGATTGTTCATCCCGATGGGAAGATCGAAAAGACCGAAATCCAGGCTGATGAGGAGATTTTTGAAGACCTAGAAGCAGATGAATTTCAAACTTGTAGCCCTTTAGAGTTTCAATTGACGCTGGCGAAGGCTTGATTTAAGTTTTATTCAAATTAAAAAATTGAAAGCTTTAAAGCCTTTCATTTGTTGAGCTCCCTACTTTTTGAGCTCAAATATTCATCCCGACATTTTCCTCCAAAAATCAGTCAATCCCTTGACTTGATCTCAATCCTATTGTTTAATTTATAAACATTAAAATGTTAAAATTATTGACATTTTAATGTTTAATGGCCTTTGAGGTTTCCAAAAACCTCGAAGGCCTAGCTCTCCGACTCCTCAGGATTTGAAATCCCGAGGTCCTATCGAGGATTTGTAATCCAACACAAACTATCTCGCGACCGAAGGGAGCGTATCTCACGGAGTGTATCTCGAAACCTTTGAGGCCTTCTAGATACAGTCGACATTAAAAATTATAAATCATACATGTTTATCAACTGCCATTCTCACTT
Above is a window of Algoriphagus sanaruensis DNA encoding:
- a CDS encoding anthranilate synthase component I family protein; its protein translation is MNHVKYPILTTYRKRLADTITPVSIYLQIRDRFANPILLESSDYHGQENSYSYICFNPLATFEFNAGKVTEKLPDGKELVYEVTDQKRLMDCLRAFGNKFDPTPDTFKFSTNGLFGYIQYDTVGWFEDIKLSKTAPNEIPMMRYAMYQNIIVVDHYKNELHLFEHRVPGANNSEYIAEIETLLNNKNIPAYTFKRVGEEVSNYTDEEFLKILNQGREHCFRGDVFQIVLSRRFSTQFKGDEFNVYRALRSVNPSPYLFYFDYGSFKVFGSSPEAQIVVKNRKATIYPIAGTFRRTGNDAEDALLARKLYDDPKENSEHVMLVDLARNDLSRSSDLVEVDVFKEIQYYSHVIHLVSKVTGQLADGANPLQLVADTFPAGTLSGAPKYRAMELIDQLENVSRQFYGGAIGYLGFNGDFNHAILIRSFVSENNHLRFQAGAGVVAKSSIPSELQEVANKLEALRVALRAAEGI